One genomic window of Bacillota bacterium includes the following:
- a CDS encoding electron transfer flavoprotein subunit beta/FixA family protein, with the protein MKIVVCIKQVPNTTEVKFDPKTGTLIREGLPTIINPEDKNALEEAVSIASRVGGQVTALSMGPAQADYALRETLAMGATEAILLSDRAFAGADTWATSYALAKAVEKIGEYSLIFCGRQAIDGDTAQVGPELAEHLDIPHVTYVRRIVSLDDKCVVVERALEDGYEVVECQLPALLTTLKELNVPRFPSASGIVTAFDEKKVQVWTAEAVGADPAKIGLKGSPTQVKRTFTPPVKGTGKILTGTHKDAVQQLVQELAAKQLL; encoded by the coding sequence ATGAAAATTGTTGTCTGCATTAAGCAAGTGCCAAACACTACCGAGGTAAAATTCGACCCAAAAACCGGCACACTCATTCGTGAGGGGCTGCCGACCATCATTAACCCCGAAGACAAGAATGCATTAGAAGAGGCAGTATCCATTGCCTCTAGGGTTGGCGGTCAGGTCACGGCTCTTTCGATGGGGCCGGCACAAGCCGATTACGCCCTGCGTGAAACCTTGGCCATGGGGGCAACAGAGGCCATCCTCCTTAGTGACCGCGCCTTTGCGGGCGCCGACACCTGGGCTACTTCTTATGCCTTGGCCAAAGCCGTAGAAAAGATAGGGGAGTATTCTCTCATTTTTTGCGGGCGTCAAGCTATCGATGGTGATACGGCGCAAGTGGGACCAGAGCTCGCCGAGCATCTTGATATTCCCCATGTCACCTATGTGCGGCGCATAGTATCGCTTGACGACAAGTGTGTGGTGGTTGAGCGAGCGCTAGAAGATGGGTATGAAGTTGTCGAATGCCAGCTGCCCGCACTCCTAACCACCCTTAAGGAGCTCAATGTGCCACGTTTTCCTTCAGCCTCTGGTATCGTCACTGCCTTTGACGAGAAGAAGGTACAGGTGTGGACGGCAGAAGCCGTAGGTGCTGACCCCGCCAAAATAGGTCTAAAAGGCTCACCTACGCAAGTCAAACGCACCTTCACCCCTCCTGTGAAAGGGACCGGCAAAATTCTAACTGGTACTCACAAAGATGCTGTGCAGCAGCTCGTGCAAGAACTTGCTGCCAAGCAGTTGCTGTAG
- a CDS encoding branched-chain amino acid ABC transporter permease, producing MDTFFILLINGLADSALIFLMAAGLSIILGMMGILNFAHGTMFLWGGYTSVWVFAQTGSFWLGLLAAVAVGGLMGLIFERLFIRPVYGRVTAQILITLGLMIVFTDLARLLWGATALPALRPSLLDGMVVILGIRIVEYRLFLIGVGLAVAVGIHLLINRTRIGMVMRAGVQSPEMVRALGIDIAKYFSFVFAGGAALAALGGALYVPLVGSVWSGMGMDNQVLAFIVVVIGGMGSFVGTAMGSLFIGLTGALVAWFFPPAAVVVNVLLMALVLVFKPTGLFGWEGKSR from the coding sequence ATGGACACTTTTTTCATCTTGCTCATTAATGGCCTGGCTGATTCCGCCCTCATTTTTCTGATGGCGGCGGGTCTCTCAATTATTTTAGGGATGATGGGGATCCTAAATTTTGCCCACGGGACCATGTTTCTGTGGGGTGGTTACACGAGCGTGTGGGTGTTTGCGCAAACGGGCAGTTTTTGGTTGGGACTGCTCGCCGCGGTGGCCGTTGGAGGGCTGATGGGTCTTATATTTGAAAGGCTCTTTATCCGGCCAGTATATGGACGGGTGACGGCACAGATTCTCATTACTCTCGGGCTTATGATTGTGTTCACAGATCTCGCGCGCCTCTTGTGGGGCGCTACCGCTTTACCGGCACTGAGGCCGTCCCTGCTTGATGGGATGGTGGTTATTCTCGGTATACGGATAGTTGAATATCGTCTTTTTCTTATTGGCGTCGGCTTGGCGGTGGCCGTAGGGATCCACCTGCTCATCAACCGCACGCGCATTGGTATGGTGATGCGGGCCGGGGTGCAATCACCAGAAATGGTGCGCGCCCTAGGAATTGACATCGCCAAATATTTCTCTTTTGTTTTCGCCGGTGGGGCAGCTCTCGCAGCCCTAGGTGGTGCACTCTATGTGCCTCTGGTAGGAAGTGTTTGGTCTGGCATGGGTATGGATAATCAAGTGCTGGCCTTTATCGTAGTTGTTATCGGTGGCATGGGCAGTTTCGTGGGCACAGCGATGGGGAGCCTGTTCATAGGGCTTACGGGGGCTCTAGTGGCTTGGTTTTTCCCTCCGGCGGCCGTTGTGGTAAATGTGCTACTGATGGCGTTAGTTTTGGTATTTAAGCCGACAGGGCTCTTTGGTTGGGAGGGCAAGTCGCGATGA
- a CDS encoding MaoC family dehydratase produces MVEFSVGSVARKERLITEQDIAFFAELSGDFSPIHMDEEYAKNTRFKGRIAHGMMTAGFISAVLGTQLPGEGTIYLSQSLKFLAPVRIGETVVVEVEVLEIDTEKRRARLKTTGRTEQAGMVVEGEALVMYPKRG; encoded by the coding sequence GTGGTAGAGTTTTCGGTCGGTTCAGTCGCACGTAAGGAGAGGCTCATCACAGAGCAAGATATCGCGTTCTTTGCAGAGCTCAGTGGTGACTTTAGTCCCATTCATATGGACGAAGAATATGCCAAGAACACTCGTTTTAAGGGGCGAATTGCGCATGGCATGATGACTGCTGGCTTTATATCCGCCGTACTAGGAACACAACTCCCAGGGGAAGGGACAATCTACCTCAGTCAGTCGCTCAAATTCTTAGCGCCCGTTCGTATTGGCGAGACCGTAGTAGTCGAAGTGGAAGTACTAGAAATAGATACAGAGAAGCGTCGCGCTCGCTTAAAGACAACCGGACGCACTGAGCAAGCTGGAATGGTGGTTGAGGGCGAGGCCCTCGTGATGTATCCTAAGCGCGGCTAG
- a CDS encoding ABC transporter ATP-binding protein, whose protein sequence is MSNPVLWTKDLTLAFGGHKAVDKVSLEILQGEFTTVIGPNGAGKTSLFNLISGLLRPSSGQIFLKGIDISHLSPVARVRMGLGRSFQLTNLFPALTVQENIRLAIQSRFRVGIKLFRPFHSYAVVNDALERMLADVRLMEKRAHLAAHLTHSEQRKLELAMVMALEPEVLLLDEPTAGMALEDVPAMYELLSNIKRKEGMTTVLIEHKMELVSSLSDRVIVLASGSIIASGKPEQVAQDAAVRASYLGGGKYVEAGA, encoded by the coding sequence GTGTCAAACCCGGTACTGTGGACAAAAGATCTGACACTTGCTTTTGGGGGTCATAAGGCGGTTGACAAAGTCAGCCTAGAGATTCTGCAGGGAGAATTCACCACCGTCATTGGTCCGAACGGGGCAGGCAAAACCTCCCTCTTTAATCTGATTAGCGGCTTGCTGCGACCGAGTAGTGGGCAGATTTTCCTTAAGGGCATCGATATTTCTCATCTATCGCCTGTGGCACGTGTTCGCATGGGCTTGGGCAGGTCGTTTCAATTGACAAATCTCTTTCCGGCACTGACTGTGCAGGAGAATATTCGCTTGGCGATACAGTCGCGTTTTCGCGTGGGAATCAAGTTGTTTAGGCCTTTTCACAGTTATGCGGTCGTTAATGATGCACTCGAACGCATGCTGGCTGATGTGCGCCTCATGGAAAAAAGGGCGCACTTGGCGGCCCACTTGACACATAGCGAGCAGCGAAAACTCGAGCTGGCGATGGTCATGGCACTAGAGCCAGAGGTGTTGTTGCTTGACGAGCCAACTGCGGGTATGGCGCTCGAGGATGTGCCGGCCATGTACGAGCTTTTGTCCAATATCAAACGCAAGGAGGGCATGACCACGGTACTGATAGAGCACAAAATGGAACTGGTGAGCAGTCTTTCTGACCGCGTGATCGTGCTGGCCAGTGGGTCTATCATTGCCAGCGGTAAGCCGGAGCAGGTAGCGCAAGACGCTGCTGTACGCGCCTCTTACCTAGGAGGGGGGAAGTATGTTGAGGCCGGTGCTTAA
- a CDS encoding branched-chain amino acid ABC transporter permease, translating to MNSPLFKLPNYKALASGKLDLLLPLALTLLAAVLLVMPQLVGLVIVTLLTRIFVLSVFGMSYDLLRGYSGIINLGHALFFGGGTYIAGIVFANFGVSPAMLLLAFVGAVLYSMAAAFLMGKIAFRGGSVVACAMITLALGEIVRHLAETWRSVTHGADGLTFPIPIFLRDRVTFYYYALVFMVVMMLLLRQFILSPTGRVLMAIRENEQRAIFLGYNTAAYKLVALQVAGIACGLSGVMFALSSRFANTDLLTVQQTLNALLVTIVGGTGTLYGAIVGTAFVQLAQFYLLGLRALHPIFERWLLFFGAIYVFVVLFMPTGIVGLYFRLRDTWARRAGRN from the coding sequence ATGAACAGTCCGCTGTTTAAGCTCCCTAATTACAAGGCGTTGGCTTCAGGTAAACTTGATTTATTACTACCGCTAGCGCTCACTCTGTTGGCAGCAGTGCTTCTCGTCATGCCACAGCTTGTGGGCCTAGTCATTGTCACTCTGTTGACGCGAATATTTGTTTTGTCCGTATTTGGCATGAGTTACGACCTCTTGCGAGGTTATTCGGGCATCATCAATTTGGGGCATGCTCTGTTTTTTGGCGGGGGCACCTATATCGCGGGCATTGTCTTTGCCAATTTCGGTGTCAGCCCAGCCATGCTGCTCCTAGCCTTTGTGGGGGCCGTACTATACTCCATGGCCGCAGCCTTCCTGATGGGAAAAATAGCTTTTCGCGGCGGCAGTGTAGTTGCTTGCGCCATGATAACACTGGCCTTAGGAGAGATAGTGAGACACCTAGCAGAAACATGGCGCAGCGTTACCCATGGGGCGGACGGCCTTACATTTCCTATTCCTATTTTTCTGCGCGACCGCGTGACCTTCTACTACTATGCCCTGGTGTTTATGGTGGTCATGATGCTACTGCTACGGCAATTTATCTTGTCACCGACGGGCCGGGTGTTGATGGCTATTCGCGAAAACGAACAGCGCGCTATCTTCCTTGGGTACAACACCGCAGCATACAAGTTGGTGGCGCTACAGGTTGCCGGCATCGCCTGCGGCCTCTCGGGGGTGATGTTTGCCCTCTCTAGTCGTTTTGCTAATACCGATTTATTGACCGTGCAGCAGACACTCAATGCCCTTTTGGTGACTATTGTGGGTGGTACGGGGACTCTTTACGGGGCCATCGTTGGCACCGCCTTTGTGCAACTAGCACAATTCTACCTCCTAGGTTTGCGTGCGCTACACCCCATTTTTGAGCGTTGGTTGCTCTTCTTTGGCGCCATATATGTGTTTGTAGTGCTCTTCATGCCTACAGGCATAGTCGGTCTCTACTTTCGTTTGCGGGACACCTGGGCACGGCGGGCTGGCCGGAATTGA
- a CDS encoding acyl-CoA dehydrogenase, translating to MDFALSKKHEMFRTLFQDFAMQEVAPLAAEIDESGEFPWLTVKKMAALGFLGLPFPREVGGAGADNLAYTMAVEEVSRACAATGVILSAHVSLGAHPIYQFGTPEQKTRFLVPQAKGEKLGAFALTEPNAGTDAAGQQTTALLDGGEYILNGSKIFITNGEVADIYIVFAMTDRSKGLKGISAFVVEKGTPGFTFGPQENKLGIRASSTTELIFEDCRIPATNLLGKEGDGFKIAMQTLDGGRIGIAAQALGIAQAALDESLRYAKERQQFAKPIGTFQAIQWMIADMGTEIEAARLLVYRAAWLKDMRKPFSKEAAMAKLYASETAMKHTVKAIQIHGGYGYMKDYKVERLMRDAKITEIYEGTSEVQRMVISASLLK from the coding sequence ATGGATTTTGCCCTAAGCAAGAAGCATGAAATGTTCAGGACGCTCTTTCAGGATTTTGCCATGCAAGAAGTGGCCCCACTTGCTGCAGAAATAGATGAGAGCGGCGAGTTTCCCTGGCTAACGGTAAAGAAAATGGCTGCCCTTGGTTTCTTGGGGCTCCCTTTCCCGCGTGAAGTCGGTGGTGCTGGCGCAGACAACTTGGCCTACACGATGGCCGTGGAAGAGGTTTCGCGGGCTTGTGCCGCAACGGGAGTGATACTGTCGGCCCACGTTTCGCTTGGTGCGCACCCTATCTACCAATTCGGCACGCCCGAGCAAAAGACGCGCTTTCTCGTGCCGCAAGCTAAGGGCGAGAAGTTAGGCGCCTTTGCTCTGACAGAACCGAATGCCGGCACAGATGCGGCCGGGCAACAGACCACTGCCCTTTTGGATGGTGGGGAGTACATCTTAAATGGTTCAAAAATCTTTATTACCAATGGCGAAGTAGCCGACATCTACATCGTATTCGCCATGACCGACAGGAGCAAGGGCCTGAAGGGCATTAGTGCCTTCGTGGTGGAAAAGGGCACCCCCGGATTTACCTTTGGCCCGCAGGAGAACAAGCTCGGTATTCGCGCTTCTAGCACGACCGAGCTCATCTTTGAGGATTGTCGCATCCCCGCTACCAACTTGCTCGGCAAGGAGGGCGATGGTTTCAAGATAGCTATGCAGACCCTAGATGGCGGAAGAATTGGCATCGCGGCACAGGCCTTAGGTATAGCTCAGGCTGCCCTAGATGAGAGTCTGCGCTATGCTAAGGAGCGTCAGCAGTTCGCTAAACCCATTGGCACTTTCCAGGCGATACAGTGGATGATTGCCGATATGGGAACAGAGATAGAAGCAGCGCGCCTGCTGGTTTACCGCGCAGCCTGGCTGAAGGATATGCGCAAGCCCTTTAGCAAGGAAGCGGCGATGGCCAAACTATACGCCTCCGAGACTGCTATGAAGCATACAGTCAAGGCCATCCAAATACATGGTGGCTATGGCTACATGAAGGATTACAAAGTGGAGCGCTTAATGCGCGATGCCAAAATCACTGAAATATACGAAGGGACTTCTGAAGTGCAACGCATGGTTATTTCAGCAAGTCTCCTGAAGTAG
- a CDS encoding ABC transporter ATP-binding protein: MRPVLNLEEVSSFIGPFHIVQGVSLAVYAGEAVVILGRNGAGKTTTLRTIMGLLPLKGGKIELGGTSLAGLPTHRIARYGLGYVPEDCVVFNMLTVEENLQLAMHVRDSETRGRLAYALDLFPDLKVAYRRFAANLSGGQRQMLAIARTLINDNKIILIDEPSKGLAPIIVDRVAEALIEVKKRSTLILVEQNFALACAVGDRYYILDSGKSVKSGIVRELELDEEMQNKYLSVGA, from the coding sequence TTGAGGCCGGTGCTTAACCTAGAGGAAGTATCATCTTTTATAGGGCCTTTTCATATCGTGCAGGGCGTTTCACTGGCGGTATATGCGGGTGAGGCAGTGGTGATACTTGGGCGCAATGGGGCAGGCAAGACAACCACCTTGCGCACCATTATGGGTCTATTGCCACTAAAGGGGGGCAAGATTGAACTGGGCGGAACGTCGCTGGCGGGTCTGCCAACGCACCGCATTGCACGCTATGGTCTTGGCTATGTGCCTGAGGACTGTGTTGTTTTTAATATGTTGACAGTGGAAGAAAACCTGCAGCTGGCCATGCATGTACGAGATAGTGAAACTAGGGGTCGCCTGGCCTATGCATTAGATCTGTTTCCGGATCTCAAGGTCGCTTATCGCCGCTTTGCCGCTAACTTGAGTGGTGGTCAAAGACAAATGTTAGCAATCGCCAGAACGCTCATCAATGATAACAAGATTATACTCATTGATGAGCCCAGCAAGGGCTTGGCGCCCATCATCGTCGATAGAGTAGCGGAGGCTCTTATAGAAGTAAAAAAGCGCAGCACGCTCATCCTCGTCGAGCAGAATTTTGCCCTAGCCTGTGCCGTAGGGGATCGCTACTACATACTAGATAGCGGCAAATCGGTGAAAAGTGGTATCGTTCGCGAGTTAGAGTTAGATGAGGAGATGCAGAACAAGTATTTGAGCGTCGGAGCGTAA
- a CDS encoding 3-oxoacyl-ACP synthase, which produces MSIEGTNHVGIASLGFYLPTAIETSADIAAKSGLSVSTVEQKLGVHKKHIAGVHEHVSDMAIEAARRALAGFDPLQLDAIIYFGSAYKDYPVWSCAAKIQAELGARNAFATEIMSLCTSFTMALKVAKAMMLTDSAINHVLLVGGSKESHLIDYGNPRVRFMYDFGDGAGAALLQKGLRKNVLLAEKHLTDGRFHRHIKIQAGGSVEPSYYGCAAADDYKIDLVEGAEMKEYLDPVSIDNFEGVVLGALASAGLRLSDLDFLVPIHVKPSVHQQILQRLGLSPSQSYYLSDYGHVQASDLVLGLMEAEKVGALRSGNIVALLGAGTGFTWGAAIVRWGEQ; this is translated from the coding sequence TTGAGTATCGAAGGGACAAACCATGTCGGCATCGCCAGCTTGGGCTTTTACTTGCCCACCGCAATTGAGACGAGCGCCGATATAGCCGCAAAGAGCGGACTTTCCGTCTCTACAGTTGAACAAAAGCTAGGGGTCCACAAAAAGCACATCGCCGGAGTGCATGAGCATGTGTCCGACATGGCCATAGAGGCCGCTCGACGTGCTTTAGCAGGCTTTGACCCCCTGCAGCTTGACGCCATCATCTATTTTGGCAGTGCCTATAAAGATTACCCAGTCTGGTCCTGTGCGGCCAAGATTCAAGCAGAGCTCGGGGCCAGAAATGCCTTCGCCACAGAGATCATGTCCCTCTGTACTAGTTTTACGATGGCACTAAAGGTCGCTAAAGCCATGATGTTGACCGACAGTGCGATTAACCATGTGCTACTCGTAGGGGGCAGTAAAGAATCGCATCTCATTGATTATGGGAATCCGAGAGTGCGGTTTATGTACGATTTTGGCGATGGGGCAGGGGCAGCCTTGCTACAAAAGGGTTTGCGCAAGAATGTTTTGCTGGCCGAGAAGCATCTAACGGACGGCAGGTTTCATCGTCATATCAAGATCCAGGCGGGGGGCTCTGTAGAGCCGTCCTACTATGGCTGTGCCGCTGCCGACGACTACAAAATTGACTTGGTCGAGGGGGCGGAGATGAAAGAGTATCTCGACCCTGTCAGCATAGACAATTTCGAAGGTGTAGTTCTGGGGGCGCTTGCTAGCGCCGGCCTGCGGCTCTCCGACCTTGATTTTCTAGTACCAATTCATGTTAAACCTTCAGTGCACCAACAGATTCTGCAGCGCCTTGGTCTTTCTCCATCGCAGAGCTACTATCTCTCGGACTATGGGCATGTGCAGGCCTCTGACCTTGTCCTTGGCTTAATGGAAGCCGAGAAAGTAGGGGCTTTACGAAGCGGCAACATAGTGGCCCTGCTTGGCGCGGGCACGGGTTTTACTTGGGGCGCGGCTATTGTGCGCTGGGGTGAGCAGTGA
- a CDS encoding electron transfer flavoprotein subunit alpha — protein MAVIIDKNKCVGCTLCVPACPFAAIDMVKGIAVINDQCTLCGACLEICPVTAIYREEEQACEECTPQSYQGVWVFAEQRQGQMLNIAYELLGEGKKLAGALGVELSAVLIGADVSNLAPDLFAYGADKVYLVEDKELELYRTETYTAAFVSLVKKHLPEIILMGATNIGRDLAPRVAGRLVTGLTADCTELSVDLEERILLQTRPAFGGNLMATILCPAHRPQMATVRPGVMKKITPDYQKSGQLVRESYHSQEVTVRTIVREIVKEAGKVVNLEDAKIVVSGGRGMGSAEGRALLEKLAAKLGGVVGASRGAVDAGLLPSAHQVGQTGKTVHPKLYIACGISGAIQHVAGMQGSQVIVAINKNPAAPIFKVADYGIVGDVHQVVPLLIAAIDEQNAKKQP, from the coding sequence ATGGCTGTTATTATTGACAAGAATAAATGCGTCGGGTGTACCCTATGTGTGCCTGCCTGTCCCTTTGCTGCCATTGACATGGTCAAGGGGATTGCGGTCATTAACGATCAGTGCACTCTCTGTGGAGCATGTCTAGAGATTTGCCCCGTCACGGCCATCTATCGCGAGGAAGAGCAGGCTTGTGAGGAATGCACTCCCCAGTCCTACCAGGGAGTGTGGGTTTTTGCCGAGCAACGCCAAGGACAAATGCTAAACATCGCCTACGAATTGCTCGGCGAAGGCAAAAAACTGGCCGGCGCTCTCGGTGTAGAACTTTCAGCAGTACTCATTGGGGCCGACGTTTCTAACTTGGCGCCAGACCTTTTCGCTTATGGCGCGGACAAAGTCTACCTCGTAGAAGATAAAGAGCTTGAGCTTTATCGCACCGAGACTTACACAGCCGCCTTCGTCAGCTTGGTGAAGAAGCATCTGCCAGAGATTATTCTCATGGGTGCCACCAATATTGGTCGCGACCTCGCCCCGCGTGTGGCCGGACGCCTTGTTACCGGGCTTACCGCGGATTGCACAGAGCTAAGTGTTGACTTAGAAGAGCGCATTTTACTACAGACGCGCCCTGCCTTTGGCGGAAATTTGATGGCTACCATTCTTTGCCCAGCCCACCGCCCACAAATGGCAACCGTGCGCCCTGGCGTCATGAAGAAGATCACGCCTGACTACCAAAAGAGCGGTCAGTTAGTGCGCGAGAGCTACCACAGCCAGGAAGTCACCGTGCGTACCATCGTCAGGGAGATTGTCAAAGAAGCGGGCAAAGTGGTCAATCTCGAGGATGCCAAAATAGTCGTCTCTGGTGGACGCGGCATGGGGAGCGCGGAAGGTCGTGCTCTGCTCGAAAAGCTCGCGGCCAAACTCGGCGGCGTGGTTGGTGCCTCGCGTGGGGCAGTCGATGCCGGGTTGCTCCCGTCAGCGCATCAAGTTGGCCAAACCGGAAAAACTGTCCACCCCAAGCTCTACATTGCCTGCGGCATTTCGGGTGCTATCCAGCATGTTGCGGGTATGCAAGGCTCCCAGGTGATCGTGGCCATCAACAAGAACCCAGCCGCGCCCATCTTCAAAGTTGCCGACTATGGCATAGTGGGGGACGTGCATCAGGTGGTGCCGCTACTTATCGCCGCCATAGACGAGCAAAATGCCAAAAAACAGCCATAG
- a CDS encoding substrate-binding domain-containing protein, with protein MLRRKLLGVVVVGLVLALTLVGCAPREVATPAQPPIKIGALASLSGALQDYGQQMRRGFELGLKYATDGTMEVGGRKIEVIWEDTTTVPDVARERALKLLEQDKVDLLVGPTSSADALAVLPLAQEFKRVIVVEPAAADVITGLFWNRYVFRSGRNTAQDAAAMADIVSRPGVRIATFAPDTAFGRAAVTPFVPQAMARGASVVLQEFAPATATDFTSFILRIKEAKPDYLFVVWAGANNPWRQLMELDVQGAGTKIVTGAPEIAALRLMNDMVGMRGFTVYYHSVPPTNPMNDWLIAEHKKHHNNQPPDIFVSGGMAAASAIVTALKKTNGVTDADTLINAMRGMEFQTPTGLRWFRSEDHQAMQPLFEIELTRVEGVDHPVPVLVRVIEAGRIAPPVTVPAGAVR; from the coding sequence TTGTTGAGGAGAAAACTGCTTGGTGTAGTAGTAGTTGGGCTCGTTTTGGCATTAACACTAGTAGGCTGTGCCCCGCGTGAGGTAGCCACACCCGCGCAACCACCCATTAAGATCGGCGCACTAGCCTCGCTTAGTGGTGCACTACAGGATTACGGCCAGCAAATGCGCCGTGGTTTTGAGCTTGGGCTTAAGTATGCCACTGACGGCACGATGGAAGTAGGGGGCCGTAAGATCGAAGTAATTTGGGAAGACACGACCACAGTTCCCGATGTGGCTCGCGAAAGAGCGCTCAAACTGCTCGAGCAAGATAAGGTCGACCTCTTAGTCGGCCCAACTTCTTCTGCCGACGCCTTGGCCGTCTTACCGCTGGCGCAAGAGTTTAAAAGAGTCATTGTCGTTGAACCTGCCGCAGCGGATGTTATCACAGGTCTATTCTGGAACAGATATGTGTTTCGTAGCGGACGCAACACGGCGCAAGATGCTGCCGCCATGGCCGACATTGTATCGCGTCCCGGAGTGCGCATAGCCACCTTTGCGCCAGACACCGCCTTTGGGCGTGCCGCCGTAACACCCTTTGTGCCCCAAGCTATGGCGCGCGGCGCGAGTGTTGTGCTGCAAGAATTTGCCCCGGCGACGGCCACCGATTTTACTTCGTTTATTTTGCGCATTAAAGAGGCCAAGCCAGATTATCTTTTCGTGGTGTGGGCCGGCGCCAATAACCCATGGCGGCAGCTTATGGAGCTTGATGTACAAGGTGCTGGCACCAAAATCGTCACGGGAGCCCCCGAAATAGCAGCCCTACGCTTGATGAACGACATGGTGGGGATGCGCGGCTTCACAGTTTACTACCACAGCGTACCCCCAACGAACCCCATGAATGACTGGCTGATAGCTGAACATAAGAAGCACCACAATAACCAACCTCCGGACATCTTTGTCTCGGGCGGTATGGCCGCCGCCTCCGCTATAGTCACGGCCTTGAAGAAGACGAACGGGGTGACTGATGCCGACACGCTAATAAATGCGATGCGGGGCATGGAATTCCAGACACCTACGGGGCTCAGGTGGTTTAGAAGCGAGGACCACCAGGCGATGCAGCCACTCTTTGAAATTGAACTCACGCGAGTAGAAGGAGTAGATCACCCTGTGCCTGTCCTGGTGCGCGTAATTGAAGCCGGGCGCATAGCACCACCGGTTACTGTGCCAGCAGGAGCCGTACGATAA
- a CDS encoding TetR/AcrR family transcriptional regulator, producing MELFGTKGYHATSVAEITMRAGVAQGTFYIYFASKLEIYRALVDKLTREVRRAIRAKVADLDNRLDIEREGFRAYFAYAKQNRNLYRIIREAEFVDNELYQRHYRSIAEGYIAGLQAAIETGQIRAIDPSTVAYCLMGMGEFMGLRWILWEKKEVSNEDLDALMDFVYHGIAPKAGVRADSDNGDSSFCR from the coding sequence ATGGAGTTGTTTGGTACTAAGGGGTATCATGCTACTTCCGTGGCTGAGATTACCATGCGGGCAGGGGTGGCCCAAGGGACGTTCTACATTTACTTTGCCAGCAAGCTAGAGATATATCGTGCTCTAGTTGATAAGCTAACGCGCGAAGTACGTCGGGCTATTCGAGCTAAAGTTGCCGATTTAGACAATCGGCTAGATATTGAGCGCGAAGGGTTTAGGGCCTACTTTGCCTATGCTAAACAGAACCGCAATCTGTATCGCATCATCCGCGAAGCGGAATTCGTGGACAATGAGCTCTACCAGCGACACTACCGTTCTATTGCCGAGGGCTATATTGCCGGGTTACAGGCAGCGATAGAGACCGGACAAATTCGCGCCATAGACCCCTCTACGGTCGCCTACTGCCTGATGGGTATGGGTGAGTTTATGGGGCTGCGCTGGATTCTGTGGGAGAAAAAAGAGGTTAGTAATGAGGATCTCGATGCTTTGATGGATTTTGTCTATCACGGCATCGCGCCTAAGGCAGGAGTGCGCGCCGACAGCGACAACGGGGACAGTTCTTTTTGTCGGTAA
- a CDS encoding EamA family transporter: MWSLGGLLIKSIDLNPLAVTGVRSAIAALVILAFVPRPKFTWSKRQVGAAVAYAATAIFFVAANRFTTATNAIMLMFTAPIYVALLSQRFLKEKTTSTDLVVICTTLGGMTLFFLDYLGPSGVFGNVLAMLGGIAFAGFTILMRLQKDGSPLESVLLGNVITALIGIPFLVGRMPSAPDWPPLLLLGVVQLGLPYVLYSRAIKHVSALDAILVPVLEPLLSPMWVFLMLGETPGSWAAVGAMVILVSATFRYLGPLLKGRTIFERTSSPLSSVSSAKLRR; this comes from the coding sequence ATGTGGAGCCTCGGGGGACTACTCATCAAGTCCATTGACCTTAATCCTCTCGCTGTCACCGGTGTGCGTAGCGCTATTGCCGCCCTGGTGATCCTGGCCTTCGTGCCCAGACCCAAGTTCACATGGTCTAAGAGGCAGGTAGGCGCGGCAGTTGCCTACGCAGCCACGGCCATATTCTTTGTCGCAGCTAATCGCTTTACTACTGCTACTAATGCCATTATGTTGATGTTTACCGCGCCTATATATGTCGCCTTGCTCTCGCAACGTTTTCTAAAAGAGAAAACTACCTCCACCGACTTGGTGGTGATTTGCACCACGCTCGGCGGCATGACCTTGTTCTTTCTTGACTACCTCGGGCCCTCTGGCGTTTTCGGCAATGTACTGGCCATGCTCGGTGGCATCGCTTTCGCCGGCTTTACCATCCTCATGCGCTTACAGAAAGATGGCTCCCCTCTCGAGTCCGTACTGCTGGGTAATGTCATCACGGCACTTATTGGCATTCCTTTCCTCGTGGGTAGGATGCCTAGCGCACCAGACTGGCCTCCCCTCTTGCTTCTCGGGGTAGTGCAGCTTGGTCTGCCCTATGTTCTCTACTCGCGCGCCATCAAGCATGTCAGCGCCCTAGACGCCATACTGGTTCCCGTACTGGAGCCTCTGCTGAGCCCAATGTGGGTATTCTTAATGCTAGGGGAAACGCCTGGCAGCTGGGCTGCCGTAGGTGCCATGGTTATCCTCGTTTCCGCAACTTTCCGCTACCTAGGACCCCTTCTTAAAGGGCGCACAATTTTTGAGCGCACCTCCTCCCCTCTAAGCAGTGTGAGTAGCGCCAAACTGCGACGCTAA